The DNA window GCAAAGTCAGGCAGGATTGGAATGCCAAACAACGAGATGCCCGAGGGCAGCGGGATGTTCGAGATGCCCTTTGCCCCGTTGGTTATGGGCAGCGCCAGGGCTGTCAGCGTGACAACCTGTGTCAGAACCAGCGTGATCATTGCGAAATAGACGCCGCGAAGGCGCAGTATTGGCAGGCCGATCAAGATCGCCACTACTGCTGCGAACAGCCCGGCCGCAGGGAGTGATATCCAAAAGGACCAGCCCGCCTTTACCACCAGAATGGCCGAGACATAGGCACCGATCAATGCGAAGGCGCCTTGGCCGATATTGATCCGGCCGATGTAGAAAGTCAGCCAGACCCCGGCGCTTGCTATGGCCAGAAGGGCGACAGAGGTTAGCGTGAAATAGAAGTCCCAGCGGCCTGTTGCGCCAATAATCAGCGGCACGCCGATGAAGATCGCAAACAAGAAAATCCCGACACTGACAAGCTGTTTTGAAGTAAATCCCAACATCAGATCAACCCCACGGCTTGCCCATCAGTCCTTGCGGTCTGATGGCGAGGAAAATCATCAAGGAAACGAAGATCAGCAGATAGGTGATGTCGCCGTACTGATAGAGCAGCGCGAGGCCGATTGCCTCCATAAACCCCAGAATGATACCGCCCCAAATCGCGCCGGAGATCACACCTGCGCCGCCAATCATCACCATCATAAAGGCTTTGATCGATGTGGGACCGCCCATGCCAAGGTTAACGCCCGTGATCGTGACCAACAGGCCGCCGACCAAACCGGCGAGCATCGCGCCAAGTGCAAATCCGATCATTGAATAGCGGCCGACATTCACGCCCATCAACTGGGCTGCTGTCCGATCCTGGGCCAGGGCGCGCAGGGCGCGGCCCGTCTTTGTGTATTGCATCAGGCCGACAAAGGCGACGATCGACAGGATCGCCAGCACACAGATCAGGATGCGGTCGTAGGGCATTATGATCCGGAAATCCCAGTTGAACACGCCGTCGATGATCTTGGGAACACCGCGCTGCTTCTCACCGAAGATCAGCAGGATCAATGCATCGAGGAAGAAGGCGATGCCAGCGGCCAGCAGCATCGTGCTTTCCTCGCGCGCCGATCCTTTGATCACCGGCGCGAATAGAAATTTCTCGATCAATGCACCAAGGATGGCCAGCGTGACGCAAGACATCACGAGCGCCAAGACAAACGGGACGCCCCATTGACCGTAGAAAGTGTAAGTGACGAAGCCGCCGATCACATACATCTGCCCATGGGCAAAGTTAAGGACGTTCATCAGGGCAAAGATCAGGGTCAGACCAAGCGCGATCATCGCATACTGGGACCCTAGATAGACGCCATTGGCCAATATCTGTTCCATCGTGGTGCTCTTTCTTGGAAAAGCCCCGGGCCAAATGCGGCCCGGGGAGGTTCTGCTCAGGAACTGGTCACAGGCAGAAAAGGACGTCTTTAGTCGACTTCAGCGACAAACAGCGTTTCGAACGCGCCATCCTGATAGACGTTTACCACCAAAGGCACTGCAACCTGACGGCGCTGACCAAAGGATGTCATGCCGACATAGCGGAGTGTTGCGTCACCATTCATATAGGGATTTGGTGCCTCGAAAGTGTCCATGGTGGCCTGGAAGGTGTCCACGTCGTCGATGGCGGCAGGATTGGCTTTCAGGGTCTCGAGAATGTATTCCAACGCATAGACCTTGGTATTGGACTCGTCGTTATACTCTCCGAACATCTCGGTGTAGCGCGCAACGAATTCATTCATCAACGGCGACGCAAGCTCTGGTGTGGATGCACCACCAACAGAGATGAAGCCGTTAGCAAGATCACCAGCTCCCTCGGCTAGAACGCCGGCGTCTTGTGCTGTTTCTGTAGAGATGAGGCCCTGGAACCCAAGTTCACGCGCAGATCGAATGAGCTGCGGTGCATTGGCAGGCGACACGCCCGACAACACCAGCAAATCTGGCTGCGCGCGCATCACGGGTGTCAGCACCGGCGTGAAATCCGTGGTATCGACCTGATAAGTGACGCTGGAAGAGACAAC is part of the Falsiruegeria litorea R37 genome and encodes:
- a CDS encoding branched-chain amino acid ABC transporter permease; amino-acid sequence: MLGFTSKQLVSVGIFLFAIFIGVPLIIGATGRWDFYFTLTSVALLAIASAGVWLTFYIGRINIGQGAFALIGAYVSAILVVKAGWSFWISLPAAGLFAAVVAILIGLPILRLRGVYFAMITLVLTQVVTLTALALPITNGAKGISNIPLPSGISLFGIPILPDFAEMGNTKLAFYYTACIIMVLTYAALYRLVNSRLGHLCRSMQQNEELASSIGVNIAYIRILIFAISSFFGGLGGAMFGSIAQSVYPSSFQVADSVNFMLNCFLGGLGYVFGPMLGTLVLYFGWDLLFEFGKYQMLIYSTILIIIIRFLPNGLLSIRFGKGGDK
- a CDS encoding branched-chain amino acid ABC transporter permease — encoded protein: MEQILANGVYLGSQYAMIALGLTLIFALMNVLNFAHGQMYVIGGFVTYTFYGQWGVPFVLALVMSCVTLAILGALIEKFLFAPVIKGSAREESTMLLAAGIAFFLDALILLIFGEKQRGVPKIIDGVFNWDFRIIMPYDRILICVLAILSIVAFVGLMQYTKTGRALRALAQDRTAAQLMGVNVGRYSMIGFALGAMLAGLVGGLLVTITGVNLGMGGPTSIKAFMMVMIGGAGVISGAIWGGIILGFMEAIGLALLYQYGDITYLLIFVSLMIFLAIRPQGLMGKPWG